One segment of Aquimarina sp. BL5 DNA contains the following:
- a CDS encoding SusC/RagA family TonB-linked outer membrane protein translates to MRTKFRGILTLLLAFVVQLTFAQEKTISGNVTDNSGLPLPGVNIVVKGTSKGTQSDFDGNYTIEVSRGAVLSFSYLGFTTKEVVVGDGDSINVQLAEDAATLEEVVVTAQGIRREKKSLGYAVTVVQSDEIEQKPESDINRALNGKIPGVQITGAGGATGSSTNVFIRTSVSITGNNQPLYIVDGVPFESNPNTTGGFTAGTTSTSNRTLDLNPDNIANISVLKGLSAANLYGSRGRNGVILITTKAGSTEKSNKKFEVSFSNTTYITQISNLPEFQNTYGQGADQAFNPGFVGNWGAAFSDIDTVIHPYANGRNPGFDQLFPQFFGIEIPYQAAENNVKDFFRTGLGRSTSVGVSSASEKGNFSINYNNTDEDGYIESNNLRKNSFSVGGNLKLSNNFNVGGTLNYVNTTLRTPPISASNGIGALTIFQRLLFIPRNIDLTNLPFQNPVDGSSVYYRPDIENPYWLLDNAGTSSDTRRAYGSFNAGYTFNDHISLQYTFGLDTFTDLQRFSVNKGAVARAEYQVGYLRTTTSTNEILNHRAILNFDGYRAGGFRFGALVGFESRRDEFSRDGIASTNQVVFGRQNHDNYINHNSLDPVTGVDLQFNDERNVVGFFGEVKVDYNDYLYATVSGRNDWVSNVQPQNRSIFYPSASLSFIPTSAFEGLRGDVLNFLKLRGGYATSAGFPTLFRTAQQLNSTANAFGPSTSPTTTNTFSGFLANPDLKPELHREIELGIEANFFNSRITLDASVYSRVSKDQILQRNLAPSTGFSAQFFNAGQIDGEGIEIALGLTPVKTDSFSWNIQNNFTAAETEVVEIPEERILTSGFGGLGNYAIEGLPLGVIVGTYYIRDDNGNILVDATNTTTQGRYLTSNDVPVEDNLAVIGDPNPDWRMTTINTFSYKGLSLSAQLEYTHGGDILSNTASNLLTRGVTRDTEDRESTTILPGVVGNPTTGLPVLDANGQPVQNTVQIGANDIYFQNVFRANEGQVFDGSTLRLRDVTLAYKLSEEMLAKTPFGSISFAISGQNIWFKAYNFPEYLNFDPEVLSTGVGNGQGLDFQTAPTSKRYSFSIKATF, encoded by the coding sequence ATGAGAACAAAGTTTAGAGGAATTCTAACGCTATTGCTGGCGTTTGTAGTGCAACTAACGTTTGCACAAGAAAAAACGATCTCAGGTAATGTGACCGACAATAGTGGTCTACCGTTACCAGGGGTAAATATCGTTGTAAAAGGTACTAGTAAGGGTACGCAATCTGATTTTGATGGTAATTATACTATCGAAGTAAGCAGAGGAGCAGTTCTTTCATTTAGTTATCTAGGTTTTACAACAAAAGAAGTTGTAGTTGGAGATGGAGACTCCATCAACGTGCAACTTGCTGAAGATGCTGCTACCTTAGAAGAAGTAGTAGTAACTGCACAAGGTATTCGAAGAGAGAAAAAATCTTTAGGATATGCCGTTACGGTGGTGCAAAGTGATGAAATTGAGCAAAAACCTGAATCTGATATCAACAGAGCATTAAATGGTAAAATACCGGGTGTTCAAATTACAGGAGCAGGTGGTGCTACAGGTAGTTCTACAAACGTATTTATTAGAACAAGCGTTTCTATTACTGGTAACAACCAACCACTTTATATTGTAGATGGGGTTCCTTTCGAATCTAATCCTAATACGACTGGTGGTTTTACAGCTGGTACTACGAGTACTAGTAACCGTACATTAGACTTAAACCCAGATAATATCGCGAACATAAGTGTTCTTAAAGGTTTAAGTGCAGCCAATCTATACGGATCGCGTGGTAGAAATGGAGTTATATTGATTACTACAAAAGCAGGTTCTACTGAAAAAAGCAACAAGAAATTTGAGGTAAGCTTTTCTAACACTACATATATAACTCAAATATCTAACTTACCTGAGTTTCAAAACACATATGGACAAGGAGCTGATCAAGCTTTCAATCCAGGTTTCGTAGGTAACTGGGGTGCCGCTTTTTCTGACATAGATACTGTTATCCATCCGTATGCAAATGGAAGAAATCCAGGGTTTGACCAATTATTTCCACAGTTTTTTGGAATAGAAATTCCTTACCAAGCTGCAGAAAATAATGTAAAAGATTTTTTCAGAACTGGTCTTGGTAGATCTACATCTGTTGGTGTATCGAGTGCTTCTGAAAAAGGAAATTTCAGTATAAACTATAACAATACTGATGAGGATGGTTATATCGAAAGTAATAATTTAAGAAAAAATAGCTTTAGTGTTGGTGGTAATTTAAAATTATCAAATAATTTTAATGTTGGTGGTACTTTAAACTACGTTAACACTACTCTTAGAACTCCACCGATTAGTGCGAGTAATGGTATTGGAGCACTTACTATTTTCCAAAGATTATTATTTATTCCTAGAAATATAGATTTAACAAATTTACCATTTCAAAATCCTGTTGACGGTTCTAGTGTTTACTATAGACCTGATATCGAAAACCCATACTGGTTACTTGACAATGCAGGTACTTCTTCTGATACCAGAAGAGCATATGGATCTTTCAATGCAGGATATACTTTTAACGATCATATCAGTTTACAATATACATTTGGTCTTGATACATTTACTGACTTACAACGTTTTTCTGTAAACAAAGGAGCAGTTGCAAGAGCAGAATATCAGGTAGGTTACTTAAGAACAACTACATCAACTAACGAAATTTTGAATCATAGAGCAATTTTAAACTTTGATGGTTATCGCGCTGGTGGATTCAGATTTGGAGCACTTGTTGGATTTGAAAGTAGAAGAGATGAGTTTTCAAGAGACGGAATTGCGAGTACGAATCAAGTGGTTTTTGGACGACAAAATCATGACAATTATATTAATCATAATAGTCTTGATCCTGTAACTGGTGTAGATTTACAATTTAATGACGAGAGAAATGTAGTTGGTTTCTTTGGTGAAGTTAAGGTAGATTACAATGATTACCTATACGCAACAGTATCAGGAAGAAATGACTGGGTATCAAATGTTCAACCACAAAATAGATCAATATTTTATCCAAGTGCATCTTTATCCTTTATCCCTACTTCAGCATTTGAAGGTTTAAGAGGTGATGTTCTTAATTTTTTAAAATTACGTGGAGGTTATGCAACATCAGCAGGTTTCCCAACGTTATTTAGAACAGCGCAACAGCTAAACTCTACAGCTAATGCATTTGGTCCAAGTACTAGTCCTACTACTACAAACACATTTTCTGGTTTTTTAGCTAATCCAGACTTGAAGCCAGAACTACATAGAGAAATAGAATTAGGTATTGAAGCAAACTTCTTTAACAGCAGAATAACATTAGATGCTAGTGTTTATTCCAGAGTATCAAAAGATCAAATCTTACAAAGAAACTTAGCTCCATCCACAGGATTTTCAGCACAATTTTTTAATGCTGGTCAAATTGATGGAGAAGGTATAGAAATTGCCTTAGGTTTAACACCTGTAAAAACGGATTCTTTTTCTTGGAATATACAGAATAACTTTACTGCTGCTGAAACAGAAGTTGTAGAGATTCCTGAAGAAAGAATTTTAACATCAGGATTCGGAGGATTAGGTAACTATGCAATAGAAGGTTTACCATTGGGTGTGATCGTAGGAACTTATTACATAAGAGATGACAATGGCAATATACTTGTGGACGCTACAAATACAACTACACAAGGAAGATATTTAACGAGTAACGATGTTCCTGTTGAAGACAATTTAGCTGTTATTGGAGATCCAAATCCAGACTGGAGAATGACTACTATCAATACCTTTAGCTATAAAGGACTTTCTCTATCAGCACAATTAGAGTATACTCACGGTGGTGATATCCTTTCGAATACTGCCTCTAACCTACTAACAAGAGGTGTTACTAGAGATACAGAAGATAGAGAATCTACAACAATATTACCGGGTGTTGTCGGAAATCCTACTACAGGACTTCCTGTTTTAGATGCTAACGGACAACCAGTACAGAATACAGTTCAAATTGGTGCAAATGACATCTATTTCCAGAATGTATTCAGAGCTAATGAAGGTCAAGTTTTTGACGGTTCAACATTAAGATTAAGAGATGTAACCTTAGCATATAAATTATCAGAAGAAATGTTAGCAAAGACTCCTTTCGGAAGTATTTCATTTGCGATATCTGGTCAAAATATCTGGTTCAAAGCTTACAACTTTCCTGAATATCTAAATTTTGATCCGGAAGTATTAAGTACGGGTGTTGGTAATGGACAAGGATTAGACTTCCAAACTGCTCCTACATCTAAAAGATATTCTTTTAGTATAAAAGCTACTTTTTAA
- a CDS encoding VCBS repeat-containing protein, with translation MKNIIKILILPLFLASCNEKETLQSSFLFSKLDHESTGINFQNNILEDSKYNIVNYLYYYNGGGVSVGDINNDGLPDIYLISNRGKNKLYLNQGNLKFKDITEKSGTGGNSDWNTGSTMADINGDGLLDIYVCAVTKILGFNGGNELFINNGDGTFKEESKKYGLDLKGYATQAYFFDYDKDDDLDVYIVNHALHTKNSHGPSYIRRKRVDFIGDRLLRNDGSTFNDVSLDAKIYGGANGYGLSAAIADFNNDGWDDIYVCNDFHEDDYYYINNRDGTFSNELSKNFAYTSRFSMGSDVADINNDGYQDLITLDMLPNNEKVLKESDGDISYNTQDFLIKQGYQKQYARNMLQLNNNGMYFTETGLYNNIAATDWSWSPLFADFNNDGHQDLFITNGVSKRPNNLDFMRYLSNSFKTKRTNKNNDWLLKSLDAMPTGKASNQIFEGNSKTFANRTGKWINSIPNLSNGAAYADLDLDGDLDIITNNLNDFASIYENNSSSINNNSNLSIKLDYIKHNKLGIGSKVYLYSKKNTQYKQLFSSRGFISSVEPKLHFGLAHNDRLDSIVVIWPNQTKQKFHPESPSNNITINYCSETKPISVITKNTPSLFTKENLIQYKHLEDSYNDFNNDKLIPYKVSTQGPAIAISDINNDGMDDIFIGGASYKKSKLFISSTNGYKETSAPEIEKDSISEDVDAVFIDIDNDNDKDLLVASGIILKKDSLYQNDRIYINNGNGVFKKGKNIPKNLLNTSTLRPYDYDQDGDIDIFVGNKSNPESFGEKPPAYILKNKGNGMFEKDSSFVLNSMVTDATWADVNNDGIKDLLITSEWDQPRIYINQLGKLKEIEGLSTLKGLWQAITTFDIDKDGDQDIMLGNWGLNTKFKATPQTPIRMYYADFDQNGKKETILAYAINQQYYPVNSKDELASQLPLINKLYKDYKSYANETIENIIKKLNTSSSITVYDVNTLSSGYLINNDNNFSKFRKFPSSLQLSPINCFIKHDFKKTGSEQLLTAGNFNGLSTYHGVFNANTNFLIHQNEHISNKNYQLLTEIGINSFKKQIEKLRLTKYKEKEYLISVSNNDSLFTYKLE, from the coding sequence ATGAAAAATATCATTAAAATCCTGATATTACCTCTTTTCTTAGCTTCATGCAATGAAAAAGAAACTTTACAGTCTTCCTTTTTATTTTCAAAATTGGATCACGAATCTACAGGGATAAATTTTCAGAACAATATTTTAGAAGATAGTAAGTATAATATTGTAAACTACTTATACTATTATAATGGAGGCGGAGTGTCTGTTGGAGATATTAATAATGACGGTTTACCAGATATTTATCTAATTTCTAACAGAGGTAAAAACAAGCTTTATCTAAATCAAGGAAATTTAAAATTTAAAGATATTACTGAAAAATCAGGAACCGGCGGAAACTCTGACTGGAATACAGGCTCAACGATGGCTGACATTAATGGAGATGGCTTGCTTGACATCTATGTCTGCGCAGTAACTAAAATACTCGGGTTTAATGGAGGTAATGAGTTATTCATTAATAATGGAGACGGAACCTTCAAAGAAGAATCAAAAAAGTACGGATTAGACCTTAAAGGATATGCCACACAAGCATATTTTTTTGATTATGACAAAGATGATGACTTAGATGTTTACATAGTTAATCATGCGTTACACACTAAAAACTCTCATGGGCCTTCGTATATTAGAAGAAAAAGAGTTGACTTTATAGGAGATAGATTATTAAGAAATGATGGTTCGACGTTTAATGATGTAAGTCTTGATGCAAAGATTTATGGAGGAGCAAATGGATATGGACTAAGCGCAGCAATTGCGGATTTCAACAATGACGGATGGGATGATATTTATGTCTGTAATGATTTTCATGAAGATGATTATTATTACATAAACAATAGAGATGGAACTTTTAGTAATGAATTATCCAAAAATTTCGCCTATACCAGCAGATTTTCTATGGGTAGTGATGTTGCAGATATAAATAATGATGGATATCAGGACTTAATTACTTTAGATATGCTTCCTAATAATGAAAAAGTATTAAAAGAATCAGACGGAGATATCTCATACAATACTCAAGACTTTCTTATTAAGCAGGGATACCAAAAACAATATGCCAGAAACATGCTTCAATTAAATAATAATGGAATGTATTTCACCGAAACCGGATTATATAATAATATAGCCGCGACCGATTGGAGCTGGTCCCCACTTTTTGCCGACTTTAATAATGATGGGCATCAAGATTTATTCATAACCAACGGGGTTTCTAAAAGACCAAATAACCTAGACTTTATGAGGTATCTTTCTAATTCATTTAAAACCAAGCGTACAAACAAAAACAATGACTGGCTCCTTAAATCATTAGATGCAATGCCTACAGGAAAAGCCTCTAACCAAATATTTGAAGGAAATTCCAAAACCTTTGCTAATAGAACAGGAAAATGGATTAACAGTATTCCTAACCTATCTAATGGAGCCGCGTATGCTGACTTAGATTTAGACGGAGATCTAGATATTATCACCAACAACCTTAACGATTTTGCCAGTATTTATGAAAATAATTCCAGTTCCATAAACAACAATTCTAACTTATCTATAAAACTCGACTATATAAAACATAACAAATTAGGTATAGGCTCAAAAGTATATTTGTATTCCAAAAAAAACACTCAATACAAGCAACTCTTTTCTTCAAGAGGATTCATTTCTTCTGTAGAGCCCAAACTTCATTTTGGCTTAGCTCATAACGATAGACTCGACTCCATTGTTGTTATTTGGCCCAACCAAACAAAACAAAAATTTCATCCTGAAAGCCCTTCGAACAATATTACCATTAATTATTGCAGCGAAACTAAACCTATATCGGTTATAACAAAAAATACACCTTCACTATTTACAAAAGAAAATCTTATTCAATACAAACATCTAGAAGATTCTTATAATGATTTTAATAATGACAAATTAATTCCTTATAAAGTTTCAACTCAAGGCCCTGCTATTGCGATAAGTGATATCAATAATGATGGAATGGATGATATTTTTATAGGAGGCGCCTCCTATAAAAAATCTAAACTGTTCATTAGTTCTACTAACGGTTATAAGGAAACATCTGCACCCGAAATAGAAAAAGATTCTATAAGTGAAGATGTAGATGCTGTTTTTATTGATATTGACAACGATAATGACAAGGATCTGTTGGTCGCATCTGGCATTATTTTGAAAAAAGATTCTTTATACCAAAACGATAGAATATACATAAACAATGGGAATGGGGTTTTTAAAAAAGGTAAAAATATTCCTAAAAACCTATTAAACACTTCTACCCTAAGACCCTATGACTATGATCAAGACGGAGACATTGATATTTTCGTAGGAAATAAGTCAAATCCCGAAAGTTTTGGGGAAAAACCACCAGCTTACATCCTTAAAAATAAAGGGAATGGAATGTTTGAAAAAGACTCAAGTTTTGTTCTAAACAGTATGGTTACCGATGCTACTTGGGCTGACGTTAATAACGACGGGATAAAAGATTTATTAATTACTTCGGAATGGGATCAGCCAAGGATATACATAAATCAATTAGGAAAACTAAAAGAAATAGAAGGATTAAGTACCCTAAAAGGATTATGGCAAGCAATAACGACTTTTGATATTGATAAAGACGGAGATCAAGATATTATGCTCGGTAACTGGGGATTGAACACGAAATTTAAGGCAACGCCACAAACCCCAATAAGAATGTATTATGCTGATTTTGATCAAAACGGAAAAAAAGAAACGATCCTAGCTTACGCAATAAATCAACAATATTATCCCGTAAATTCTAAAGACGAATTAGCATCCCAATTACCACTTATTAATAAATTGTATAAAGATTACAAGAGTTACGCAAACGAAACAATCGAAAACATCATCAAAAAACTGAATACATCTTCATCAATAACCGTTTATGACGTTAATACACTTTCGAGTGGTTATCTTATTAATAATGATAATAATTTCAGTAAATTTAGAAAATTCCCTTCTTCACTTCAGTTATCACCGATAAATTGTTTTATAAAACACGATTTCAAAAAAACAGGATCTGAACAATTATTAACCGCAGGTAATTTTAATGGTCTTAGTACATATCATGGTGTTTTTAACGCTAATACTAATTTTTTAATCCATCAAAACGAACATATTTCGAATAAAAATTACCAATTATTAACTGAAATTGGCATAAATTCATTCAAAAAACAGATTGAAAAGTTAAGATTAACTAAATATAAAGAAAAGGAATATCTAATATCCGTTTCTAACAACGATAGCTTATTTACATATAAATTGGAATAA
- a CDS encoding RagB/SusD family nutrient uptake outer membrane protein, with translation MKSLFNSIVFILILTCLTGCQDNILDTDIDPVDNNLPTVASLRNVDGLTTFSKGIYDFISSEDVFESVGPEKESPMLWFTYGYHETMGDVLTMPWGNFGGRWINQTESVILDDGTVVTPPAGGPQPGEIAIRNTRDAGSDNALQYEWRDMYSVIVQSNTIAEALPELPADDVTKDAFLAWSLWWRAYGYSRLGSLYELGVINDSGLITNPTSIPSTAFVANTAIIAKSNSLLDELESLLNSVTDDSGFDSTFTSFFLGHIGGLGKAGLLENINTLRVRNLVYNTKVDDMSTADWNEVITLANNGVSLNSNAFVMRSESSFIANGWLPSAVLGFWYFPSDRLIQDINPGDERFDEYFIQDPDDGFPFPNQRGRGIQYGASYFWQVESPIQSNEAEEIAMYYAGSFEENQLFLAEAKVRTNDIEGGLVHLDAVRTLQESGLAPTVGTNLTQDQALEEIRKERRLALIFRAVSFYDARRYGIASGSRTGARVLDQNAVLNTNATINYGYLEYWPVPAFESDFNNIPSSLE, from the coding sequence ATGAAAAGTTTATTTAACTCAATAGTATTTATATTAATACTAACCTGTTTAACAGGATGTCAGGATAATATCCTTGACACGGACATTGACCCAGTAGATAATAATCTACCGACTGTTGCTTCATTGAGAAATGTTGATGGATTAACTACTTTTTCTAAAGGAATTTATGACTTTATTTCTTCTGAAGATGTTTTCGAAAGCGTAGGGCCAGAAAAAGAAAGTCCAATGCTATGGTTTACGTATGGATATCATGAAACCATGGGAGATGTACTTACTATGCCTTGGGGTAATTTTGGCGGAAGATGGATAAATCAAACAGAATCTGTTATTTTAGATGATGGAACTGTTGTTACTCCTCCTGCAGGAGGTCCTCAACCTGGTGAGATCGCAATTAGAAACACCCGAGATGCCGGTAGTGACAATGCTTTGCAATACGAATGGAGAGATATGTATAGCGTTATAGTGCAAAGTAATACGATTGCAGAAGCTTTACCGGAGCTACCCGCTGACGACGTTACCAAAGATGCTTTTCTTGCTTGGTCCTTATGGTGGAGAGCGTATGGCTACAGCAGATTAGGGTCGCTATACGAACTTGGTGTAATCAATGATAGCGGATTAATTACAAACCCTACTTCTATCCCAAGTACAGCGTTTGTTGCAAATACTGCCATAATTGCAAAGTCAAATTCTTTATTAGATGAATTAGAATCTCTTTTAAATAGTGTTACAGACGACAGTGGTTTTGACAGTACTTTTACATCTTTCTTCCTTGGTCATATTGGAGGTTTAGGCAAGGCTGGTTTGCTCGAAAACATTAACACTTTAAGAGTTCGGAATCTGGTATACAACACCAAGGTGGATGATATGAGTACCGCTGATTGGAATGAAGTGATTACTCTAGCAAACAATGGTGTTTCCTTAAATAGCAATGCTTTTGTAATGAGGTCAGAATCCTCGTTTATTGCAAATGGTTGGTTACCATCTGCGGTATTAGGTTTTTGGTACTTTCCGAGTGATCGTTTAATACAAGATATAAATCCTGGAGATGAGCGGTTCGACGAATACTTTATTCAAGACCCAGATGATGGATTTCCTTTCCCTAACCAAAGAGGTAGAGGAATACAATATGGAGCCTCTTATTTTTGGCAGGTAGAATCACCAATCCAATCGAATGAAGCTGAAGAAATAGCAATGTATTATGCAGGTAGTTTTGAAGAAAATCAATTATTTTTAGCAGAAGCCAAAGTGAGAACCAATGATATCGAAGGCGGCCTTGTTCATTTAGATGCTGTAAGAACCCTTCAAGAATCTGGACTAGCACCTACAGTTGGTACAAATTTGACCCAGGATCAAGCTTTGGAAGAAATTAGAAAAGAACGTCGTTTAGCACTAATTTTTAGAGCTGTTTCCTTTTATGACGCTCGTCGTTACGGCATAGCATCCGGTTCTAGAACAGGTGCACGTGTACTAGATCAAAATGCTGTACTAAACACAAATGCTACGATTAATTATGGATATCTGGAATACTGGCCAGTACCAGCATTCGAATCAGATTTTAATAATATCCCATCATCTTTGGAATAA